The DNA region AACTACACACCGAACGTCGCCGCCAACCGGCCGGTGCGCGCCGTGTTGAGCAACAGCTTCGGCTTTGGGGGTCACAACGTGACCCTCGCCGTCAAGCGCTTCGAGGAGTAGCGCCGTGCCGTCGCCGGCAGTCTCACTCGACGCGGGGCTGATCAGCGATCCGGCGCTTCGTCCCGTCGCCGCCAAGGTCGAGCGCGGCGAACGGCTGACCGCCGCCGACGGCGTCGCGCTGTTCGACAGCAGCGACCTGCTTGCGATCGGCCACATGGCCGATGCGGTCAACCGCGCGAAGCACGGGGACCGCGTCACCTTCGCGGCCAACCAGCACATCAACCCGACGAACATCTGCATCCTGCGGAAGACGTGCGTCTTCTGCTCGTACGCACGTCTGCCGAAAGAGGAGGGGGCGTACCACTACACGCTCGACCAGGTGTACGCGGAAGCCGCGGCGGCAAACAGTACGCTCACCCGCGAGTTCCACATCGTCGGCGGGTTGGACATGCACGCGGGGCTCGACTACTACGCCGAAATGTTCCGCGGCCTCAAGGAGCGTTTTCCGCACGTCCACATCAAGGCGCTCACGGCGGTCGAGATCGCGCACATCGCGCGCATCAGCAAGCTTGCTATTCGGGACACCTTGATCGCGTTGCGGGAAGCGGGCCTCGACACGATGCCCGGCGGCGGCGCCGAGGTGTTCAGCCCCGGCGTGCGCGCGACCATCGCCGACAAGAAGCTGTCCGGCGAGGAATACATCGCGGTTCACCGCGAAGCGCACTCGCTCGGCATTCGCAGCAACTGCACGATGCTCTACGGCCACGTCGAGACGTACGCCGACCGCATGGCGCATCTCGACATGCTGCGTGAGCTCCAGGACGAGACCGCCGGATTCCTCGCCTACATCCCGCTCGCCTACCACCCGGACAACAACGAGTTGGGCGAGACGCTGCACCGGACCGG from Gemmatimonadaceae bacterium includes:
- the mqnE gene encoding aminofutalosine synthase MqnE — translated: MPSPAVSLDAGLISDPALRPVAAKVERGERLTAADGVALFDSSDLLAIGHMADAVNRAKHGDRVTFAANQHINPTNICILRKTCVFCSYARLPKEEGAYHYTLDQVYAEAAAANSTLTREFHIVGGLDMHAGLDYYAEMFRGLKERFPHVHIKALTAVEIAHIARISKLAIRDTLIALREAGLDTMPGGGAEVFSPGVRATIADKKLSGEEYIAVHREAHSLGIRSNCTMLYGHVETYADRMAHLDMLRELQDETAGFLAYIPLAYHPDNNELGETLHRTGLATSGFDDLKNLAVARLFLDNIDHIKSHWIMVTPFVSQASLHFGVNDLEGTVVREKIYHEAGAHTAQAMTLDQLLRLIRGAKKVPAERDSFYNIIRTFDDGPTATPAAA